The Haloarcula sp. H-GB4 genome segment TCGAGACGCCAGTGGCGTAGTAGCTGGCACCGACCGTAGATACGAGGATGAGTACGAGGAAGATGATCGGGGCGCGGTTCGCGATGATAACGCCGCCGCGCAACACGTCGCTGAGTGCCGAATCTTCCGCGCCCAGCGGCGTCTCGCTGAACGTCGGAATGGGGTAGCGCTGGCGGAGTCGGTCCAACTCCACCTTCGCTGCGGGCAGGAACACCCCGAAGATGAGGAAGGTGAACGTGATACCGACAGAGGCCACGTAGCCGAAGTCCTGAATCGGCGGCAGTGCGCTGGTGAGATTCGCGGCGAACCCGATGACCGTTGTCCCGGTCACGATGAAGAACGCGACAAGCAACTGGTCGGTCGTGATCCGCATCGACTTCTGGATGGACGCTCCGGTCTCGCGTTCCTCCCGATACCGGTTGACAGCGTGAATCCCGAAGTCGATACCGACTGCTAGTAACAGCGGTGGCACGGCGATGAGCATCTGCGAGAAGGGGATGCCAGCAAGCCCCATGAAGCCGAACGTCCAGACGACGGCCATAAACAGTGCGACTAAGCCAAGCGCCATGTCCGCGAGGTCGCGATAGGCAATCGTCAGGAAAAACAGGATGAACAGCACTGCTGCGGGCACTGTCAGGATGAGTGAGTCGCCGACGACGTTCGAGAACTCGTCCGCGACGATACCACTGCCGAACAGGGTAATACCACCGTGGTCAGCGCTGGCGACAGTGAACCCGGCCTGTTTTTGAATGCTCGTCAGCGGACTCGAACCGCCCTGGCCTGACCCGGAGGAGATTCCGGCCGGGACCTCATGTGTGACGACCCCGATGGTCGCCGACGCCGAGGCGGCTTTGCGATTGAAGTCCTTGCTTAGTAGCGATTTGAACCGGGGATTCTGCTCGGCCGCGCGCCTGACGGCGGCGTCGATTTCACTCGGTGTCGTGGCTTCGACAGCATAGACTTGCTGTTCCGTCGTCGTCGCTTCCGGGTCCAGTTGCTGGGCGACAATGCTCGCAGCGCTTGAGGTCGATGTGACACGGAGTTTTCCGTGCTGTTCCAACCGATCCTGTGACCTGAGCATCCGGAGCAGCGCCGGCTTCGAGAGGACGTTGGTCTCCCGCTGGATGAGCTGTGTACTCCCTGTGTCTGGTGAGAAGGTCGGCGAGAACTTGTCGTTGACCTCCTGCAGTGCCTCCTCGGCCGGCAGGTCGGTGGTAAACTGTGACGTCCCGGAGTTAGTCGAGACGCTCCCGAGGCCGGCGCTGAAGACCACCGTCACGACTAGGAAGAGAAGCACCACCTTCCGTGAATCGTGGACGATGCGGTCGTCCGCCCAATCGATGTAGCGCTGGTAGTCCATGCGTTAGCGGAACCTGAAGTAGCCGCCGATGGCCAGAGCGGCCACGAGTGCGACGCCGATAATCGCCGTCAGCGGTGAACTGCCACCGCCGGAGTTGGTCACGGAGACCGGAAGGCGGTAGGTGTCAGACACCGGCGTATCTCCGTCCGGCTCCTCGTACTGGAAGTCGACCGAGACGGGGTAGCTTTTCGTCATCGCGGCACCGCTTGCGCTGATACCGAACTCGATGGTCGTTGACTCGCCCTGATCGAGGCTGTTGACGTACGCCTGGTCGTCCGACACAGAGATCGGTGACTCGGCGAACAGTTTTGCCTCGATATCGGTCAGTCGCTCACCGGCGTCGTTGGTGATGGTCACTTCGAGCGTGCTCGACCCACCAACGTTGACCGACGCGTTCGTCGTCTCGACGATAAACTCGTCGGCGCTGCCGTCGACGCTCTGCCGGATTTCGAGCGTGTCGCTCTCGCGCCTGTCGCCCTCACTGTTGCGGTAGTTGGCGACGAAGTCGAACTGTCGTGGGCCGGAGTTCGCGTTATCCGACACGTCGGCATCGAATGAGACGGTCGTTGACTCGCCCGGTTCGAGGTTGCCGACCGCGTACTGGGTCTCCTTCGGCGAGATGTTGTCGTGAGTGCTCGCCCAGTTCAGGACGACGTTACGAACTGTCCGGTCGCCGGTGTTGGTCAACGACGCTTCCAGCGTGCCGTCGTCACCCGCCTGCAGGGACGACTCGACGTCACCCATGGCGAAGGACTGTTCGGGTTCGGGTGTAAGTCCGAGTGAGATGTCGTCAGCGACGCCGGCATCGCCTTCTGGGTCGTCATAGCTCACTGACGCCGACAGCGCGTAGCTCTGTGTCTTGGCGTCGTCGCTGGCGCTTGCGTCAACGCTCACCGTTCGCGTTTCACCAGGCTCCCAGGAGCCGACAAACTGCGATGTGGATTCGGACTGTCCGAACGTAATCGCGCTGTTCTGCGTGGTAAGTGTCACTGTCGCGTCCGAGACTGTGACAGGTCCGTCGTTGCGCAGGGTCACGTTATACGTCCCGGAGTCACTGACAGCAACGTCGCTGTCAACACGTTCGACAGTGAACGTTTGCTCGCGGGCAGGTGTAATCCCGATCGAAGAGGCAGACGTACTCTTTCGCACCCCGTCGGTGTCATCGAAGTCGACTTGCAGGTCAAACTGGTACGGTTCGGCTCTGGCGTCACCGCTTGCACCGACGCGGTACCGGAGCGTCCGCTGTTCACCGGCCTCCCAGGTGTTAATAAACCGGGAGCTGCTGGTGTCACTACCGACTGTGAGTTCAGGATTTGTCGATTCCAGCGTTACTGAGGCTTCTCGGGCTGGTTCGTCACCAGTGTTCTCGACGGTGACTGCAACCGTCCCGACCGAGTCGACGCGCGCGCCGGAGTCGACGCTCACCACGTCAAAACCCGCGTCATCGTCGATTTCGAGTTCGAGTTCGACCCGTTCAGTCGCGGTCTTTTCGTCACGTGCCCCGTCATTTTCGGAGATATAGCTCGTGTACTCGTATTCGACGATGACAGGAACGGTGTAGTCCCCGGGACTTGCGTCGTCATCGACGCTGATGTCGAATGAAATCGGACTCGTCTTGCCTTCCGGGACGGAGCCGACGGCCTGTTTGTTCGTTGTTACCGTAATCGGGGCGTCTCCGTTATTGACCTTGACTGTGGTCCCGCGGGCGGTCGTTACTTCACTATTCTGTATTCCCTGGGTCGTAGACCCGGAGTCGACCGTTCCGCTGTTGACGAGGACAACGTCGAGTGTCGTCTCTTCACCGGGTGTGACGGTGTTATCGACGAACGTTGCGTCGAAATCGGGGCTTCCGGTCACAGCGCCGATCGCCGTTCCGGATGCCATGAGCAATGCGACAACAGCCAGCGTCAGTATCGTTCGTGGTTTCATACGTAGGGACACTTCGGACATTCCTTGTCGTTATTTCTGTCCGGAGCGGACGTCATGCCTGGGAGATTGGGATATATACCCACATACGTCTGTGCAGACTCCCGCCCGAACCGTGTACATCGAACGAACGTTCGGTCGTGCATCAACGTTGTGGTTCCGTAACAGTGGGAAGATATTTACTGCCCGAACGAATATTCGGTCGGGATGAGTGATGGAATTCCGTTCGCCGGGGAGCCAGCGGATTCGCATGAGGCGATAATGCGAGCGACATTCCGTGCCCTCCGGGAATACGGGTATGCCGGACTTTCGATACAGCGAATTGCGGACGAGGCCGACCTCAGCAAATCGACGTTTTACCACCACTTCGATGGCAAGGAGGACCTCTTGCTGTCGTTTCAGGAGTTCATCCTCACGGAATTTAACCGCATCTTTCAAATCGAATCGACTGGCGACCCCGAACAGGACATCAAGACCTTTGTCAGTCTCATTCTCGATGATTTCCCTGACTGCGTTGAAACGCCAGATAAGGACGCCGTACTCGGTTCATACGTCGAGATGCGTGCCCAGGCAGTCCAGAACCCGGATTTCCGTGAGAAGTTCACTGAGACGGACGAACTGTTCGCCCGGCAACTCGTACAGATCATTGAGGACGGCATCGAACAGGGAGTCTTCGCCGATGTCAACCCTAACACGGTTTCGCGGTTCATGATCACGATACTCGACGGTGTGATCCTTCAGAGCGCAACTCGCAACGACAATCCTGTCGCCGAGGTTCGGGATACCATCGACGAGTACATCGAAGAGACGCTGATTCTCAACACCTAGCTTCTGCTGATAGACTGGTACGTCTGTTTCAGTTCTTCGAAATCATTGTTCTCGGCTTGCAGCACCCACTCCAGTTCCCTGGCACGCTCCTTTAGCTCCGTGTACTCGGTGCTCGCTTCCAGTTGTGACGTAGACTTTTCGCGCTCCAGCACGGAGAGTTTCGAGGAAATCCGGAAGTACTCGTCGAGCCTCTCGTCTGCATCGGATCGGTCGAGATGTTGATCGAGCGCCGACAGGAGCGTCGACTGGTCGACCGGCTTCTGAAGGTAGTCATCGAACGGCATCTCCAGAATGTTCAGATCGGCGTCGACTGCGGTCAGCATGATGATGACGCCGTCATACCCCCGCTCGCGCAACCGCGAAAGCACGTCGTCACCGTGCACGTCGGGCATCCGTCGGTCGAGCAACACAGCATCGAACTCTGGGCCGGCAGCGTCAAGCGCCGCCTGACCACTGTACGCGATAGTCGTCTCGTAGCGCTCGCCGAGTTTCAGGGCCTGCGTGTCGGCGACATCGTGTTCGTCGTCGACAACGAGCACCCGCGGTGGGCCACCTGTACTTCTGGACACAGTATTAAACTGTTCTAGGGCTGGCAACTGTATATGTTTTACCGGCAACCGCCTCTCGAAAAGCGTTAACCGATGGCCCATTGAGTGTGCACCGATGAGCAAGTCGTCGACGGACACAGGCGGTCGACACCGTCTTGGCAGCCTCGCGGCCGTGATCGGTTGGATAGGGGCAGGAGCGGTCGTGCTCGCTACCGTCGCGCTGGTGGTGCAGTCAGTGTTTTCACTCGGACTTTCGGAACAGGTCACCGTCGGCCTCGGTCTGGCGCTTGGCGGCGGGCTGGGCGGCGTTTCCTACCTTCTGGTGACTGATTCGCCCGGCGAGACGACCGACGAGATGATGACAGTGTCGGCAGATGTCGAGCAAACACCGGAGCCACAGCCAGTCGACCTCTTCGATGGCCATCCTGACCCGGTGTTGTACTTCGCCGACGAGGGGCACGGCCCGGTCGTGCGTGCGGCAAACGAGTCATTTGGGACCACGTTCGACGTGCCGTCCGATCGCCTCAACGGGACCGCCCTCTCAGAGGCGCTGCTCGTGGCCGGGATAGACGAGGTGGACGCCGAGGCAGTCAGTACAGCTGACCTCGATGTCGTCGCCCTCTCGACAGCACCCGACGAACCGCGGCAGTTTCGGCT includes the following:
- a CDS encoding RND family transporter, yielding MDYQRYIDWADDRIVHDSRKVVLLFLVVTVVFSAGLGSVSTNSGTSQFTTDLPAEEALQEVNDKFSPTFSPDTGSTQLIQRETNVLSKPALLRMLRSQDRLEQHGKLRVTSTSSAASIVAQQLDPEATTTEQQVYAVEATTPSEIDAAVRRAAEQNPRFKSLLSKDFNRKAASASATIGVVTHEVPAGISSGSGQGGSSPLTSIQKQAGFTVASADHGGITLFGSGIVADEFSNVVGDSLILTVPAAVLFILFFLTIAYRDLADMALGLVALFMAVVWTFGFMGLAGIPFSQMLIAVPPLLLAVGIDFGIHAVNRYREERETGASIQKSMRITTDQLLVAFFIVTGTTVIGFAANLTSALPPIQDFGYVASVGITFTFLIFGVFLPAAKVELDRLRQRYPIPTFSETPLGAEDSALSDVLRGGVIIANRAPIIFLVLILVSTVGASYYATGVSTSFSQEDFLPPEENPDFVEALPEPFAPSEYTVTEVTNFLDERFDTTQSSQATVYVEGPMRNDAALEQMYRAGDNPPDSFVRADGRADSTSIVTVIQDQAERDPEFRRMVERNDQNDNGVPDDNLEEIYEYLLDSPARSTALEYITEDYRSARVVYTVESDATDAEVTTDTRNVADDFRYEATATGTVVVFQAVSDLILESAIQSLAIALVGSSVFLILIYNMLEGRPSLGLVNMIPVVVTVAWLGGTMRLLNIPFNALTATMLAITIGLGVDYSVHVTHRFADEFKENDLETALDRTVRGTGGALFGSMLTTTFGIGVLGLAVFPAIGQFGILTAMSIGYAFLTSLMVIPSALVVWDRVFNADWSVRGILGFGRSRPPAPVDGDD
- a CDS encoding TetR/AcrR family transcriptional regulator; amino-acid sequence: MSDGIPFAGEPADSHEAIMRATFRALREYGYAGLSIQRIADEADLSKSTFYHHFDGKEDLLLSFQEFILTEFNRIFQIESTGDPEQDIKTFVSLILDDFPDCVETPDKDAVLGSYVEMRAQAVQNPDFREKFTETDELFARQLVQIIEDGIEQGVFADVNPNTVSRFMITILDGVILQSATRNDNPVAEVRDTIDEYIEETLILNT
- a CDS encoding response regulator; this encodes MLVVDDEHDVADTQALKLGERYETTIAYSGQAALDAAGPEFDAVLLDRRMPDVHGDDVLSRLRERGYDGVIIMLTAVDADLNILEMPFDDYLQKPVDQSTLLSALDQHLDRSDADERLDEYFRISSKLSVLEREKSTSQLEASTEYTELKERARELEWVLQAENNDFEELKQTYQSISRS
- a CDS encoding COG1361 S-layer family protein, producing the protein MKPRTILTLAVVALLMASGTAIGAVTGSPDFDATFVDNTVTPGEETTLDVVLVNSGTVDSGSTTQGIQNSEVTTARGTTVKVNNGDAPITVTTNKQAVGSVPEGKTSPISFDISVDDDASPGDYTVPVIVEYEYTSYISENDGARDEKTATERVELELEIDDDAGFDVVSVDSGARVDSVGTVAVTVENTGDEPAREASVTLESTNPELTVGSDTSSSRFINTWEAGEQRTLRYRVGASGDARAEPYQFDLQVDFDDTDGVRKSTSASSIGITPAREQTFTVERVDSDVAVSDSGTYNVTLRNDGPVTVSDATVTLTTQNSAITFGQSESTSQFVGSWEPGETRTVSVDASASDDAKTQSYALSASVSYDDPEGDAGVADDISLGLTPEPEQSFAMGDVESSLQAGDDGTLEASLTNTGDRTVRNVVLNWASTHDNISPKETQYAVGNLEPGESTTVSFDADVSDNANSGPRQFDFVANYRNSEGDRRESDTLEIRQSVDGSADEFIVETTNASVNVGGSSTLEVTITNDAGERLTDIEAKLFAESPISVSDDQAYVNSLDQGESTTIEFGISASGAAMTKSYPVSVDFQYEEPDGDTPVSDTYRLPVSVTNSGGGSSPLTAIIGVALVAALAIGGYFRFR